A region of Diospyros lotus cultivar Yz01 chromosome 3, ASM1463336v1, whole genome shotgun sequence DNA encodes the following proteins:
- the LOC127796780 gene encoding sanguinarine reductase isoform X2 yields the protein MATKLAFFAPLSDLLPIATDKFPKSRRIVIPKFPHLLPNGGPGYDRCSNTSILSFGGGVAGASSPSHSSLICHANAPPKELDIRSTERSESIHPSSKLVLVVGGSGGVGQLVVASLLSRNIKSRLLLRDPEKAITLFGKQDEEKLQVWKGDTRNPEDLHPSMFEGVTHVICCTGTTAFPSRRWNGDNTPERVDWEGVRNLVSVLPSSVKRIVLVSSVGVTKFNELPWRAGRLTDGPYTSYDLNTLLKATAGERRAVLVAQGDTLVGEVSRLVVAEACIQALDIECTQGQIYEINSVKGEGPESDPLKWQELFKAAQRQN from the exons atGGCAACGAAGCTCGCCTTCTTCGCTCCCTTGAGCGACCTTCTTCCCATTGCCACTGACAAATTTCCAAAATCCCGTCGAATTGTAATCCCTAAATTTCCTCATCTCTTACCAAATGGTGGTCCTGGTTACGACCGTTGCTCTAATACGAGCATTTTGAGCTTCGGAGGGGGAGTAGCAGGTGCATCATCACCATCGCATTCATCGCTTATTTGTCATGCTAATGCTCCTCCGAAAGAACTGGATATTCGATCCACCGAGCGCTCTGAATCTATTCACCCTTCCTCCAAGCTCGTCCTTGTCGTTGGCGGCTCCGGTGGCGTCG GACAGTTAGTTGTAGCATCATTACTCAGCCGGAATATCAAGTCGCGGCTATTACTACGAGACCCTGAGAAAGCAATTACACTTTTTGGTAAGCAAGATGAGGAAAAATTACAG GTGTGGAAGGGGGACACTCGAAACCCAGAGGATCTACATCCTTCAATGTTTGAG GGTGTCACACATGTTATTTGCTGTACGGGAACAACAGCCTTTCCATCAAGGAGGTGGAATGGAGATAATACACCAGAAAGAGTAG ATTGGGAAGGTGTAAGGAATCTTGTATCTGTTTTGCCTTCGTCGGTGAaaagaattgttcttgtttcaTCAGTAGGAGTAACCAAGTTCAACGAACTACCTTGGAG AGCTGGGAGATTGACAGATGGTCCATACACATCTTACGATTTGAACACTTTGCTGAAAGCTACTGCTGGAGAAAGGCGTGCAGTCCTTGTAGCCCAAG GAGATACGCTTGTGGGTGAAGTTAGCAGACTTGTAGTTGCTGAAGCATGCATACAGGCATTGGACATAGAATGTACACAAGGCCAAATCTATGAAATCAACTCGGTGAAG GGTGAGGGACCAGAAAGTGATCCTCTGAAGTGGCAAGAGTTATTCAAAGCTGCCCAACGTCAAAATTGA
- the LOC127796780 gene encoding sanguinarine reductase isoform X1, with the protein MATKLAFFAPLSDLLPIATDKFPKSRRIVIPKFPHLLPNGGPGYDRCSNTSILSFGGGVAGASSPSHSSLICHANAPPKELDIRSTERSESIHPSSKLVLVVGGSGGVGQLVVASLLSRNIKSRLLLRDPEKAITLFGKQDEEKLQVWKGDTRNPEDLHPSMFEGVTHVICCTGTTAFPSRRWNGDNTPERVDWEGVRNLVSVLPSSVKRIVLVSSVGVTKFNELPWSIMNLFGVLKYKKMGEDVVCSSGFPFTIIRAGRLTDGPYTSYDLNTLLKATAGERRAVLVAQGDTLVGEVSRLVVAEACIQALDIECTQGQIYEINSVKGEGPESDPLKWQELFKAAQRQN; encoded by the exons atGGCAACGAAGCTCGCCTTCTTCGCTCCCTTGAGCGACCTTCTTCCCATTGCCACTGACAAATTTCCAAAATCCCGTCGAATTGTAATCCCTAAATTTCCTCATCTCTTACCAAATGGTGGTCCTGGTTACGACCGTTGCTCTAATACGAGCATTTTGAGCTTCGGAGGGGGAGTAGCAGGTGCATCATCACCATCGCATTCATCGCTTATTTGTCATGCTAATGCTCCTCCGAAAGAACTGGATATTCGATCCACCGAGCGCTCTGAATCTATTCACCCTTCCTCCAAGCTCGTCCTTGTCGTTGGCGGCTCCGGTGGCGTCG GACAGTTAGTTGTAGCATCATTACTCAGCCGGAATATCAAGTCGCGGCTATTACTACGAGACCCTGAGAAAGCAATTACACTTTTTGGTAAGCAAGATGAGGAAAAATTACAG GTGTGGAAGGGGGACACTCGAAACCCAGAGGATCTACATCCTTCAATGTTTGAG GGTGTCACACATGTTATTTGCTGTACGGGAACAACAGCCTTTCCATCAAGGAGGTGGAATGGAGATAATACACCAGAAAGAGTAG ATTGGGAAGGTGTAAGGAATCTTGTATCTGTTTTGCCTTCGTCGGTGAaaagaattgttcttgtttcaTCAGTAGGAGTAACCAAGTTCAACGAACTACCTTGGAG CATCATGAACCTTTTTGGTGTTCTCAAGTATAAGAAGATGGGGGAGGACGTTGTCTGCAGCTCTGGTTTTCCGTTTACCATAATCAG AGCTGGGAGATTGACAGATGGTCCATACACATCTTACGATTTGAACACTTTGCTGAAAGCTACTGCTGGAGAAAGGCGTGCAGTCCTTGTAGCCCAAG GAGATACGCTTGTGGGTGAAGTTAGCAGACTTGTAGTTGCTGAAGCATGCATACAGGCATTGGACATAGAATGTACACAAGGCCAAATCTATGAAATCAACTCGGTGAAG GGTGAGGGACCAGAAAGTGATCCTCTGAAGTGGCAAGAGTTATTCAAAGCTGCCCAACGTCAAAATTGA